DNA sequence from the Vibrio pelagius genome:
CATTGGTGTATGTCTCCACTTGTAGGAACTCTGCTGCATCATAGAGGTTGCCAAGTACTAGATTGCCGTACCATGGCCAAATCGCCATATCAGCAATCGTCAGTTCGTCACCCGACACAAACTCATTGTTGGCTAACTGCTTATCTAGTACATCCAATTGACGTTTTGCTTCCATCGCAAAGCGGTTAATTGGGTACTCTTGCTTTTCGTCGGCGTAGGCATAGAAGTGACCAAAACCGCCACCTAGGAATGGTGCTGAGCCTTGTGCCCAGAACAACCAGTTGATCGCTTGAGTACGTGCAGCCCCCTCTTTTGGTAAGAAGTGACCAAATTTCTCTGCTAAATGCATCAGAATCGAAGCCGACTCAAAGACATTAACCGCTTCGTCGCCAGACTTATCAACCAATGCTGGGATCTTAGAGTTCGGGTTCACACCCACAAAACCAGAAGAGAATTGA
Encoded proteins:
- the yghU gene encoding glutathione-dependent disulfide-bond oxidoreductase, translated to MSEQYTPPKVWVNNTDGGNKWANINSPESGARFERDLPVGKHAFQLYSLGTPNGQKVTIMLEELLAQGVKEAEYDAYLINIGESDQFSSGFVGVNPNSKIPALVDKSGDEAVNVFESASILMHLAEKFGHFLPKEGAARTQAINWLFWAQGSAPFLGGGFGHFYAYADEKQEYPINRFAMEAKRQLDVLDKQLANNEFVSGDELTIADMAIWPWYGNLVLGNLYDAAEFLQVETYTNVVRWAKQLEAREGFQRGRIVNRSWGEAWEQLPERHSAEDIDNVLKLKPE